From one Nonomuraea polychroma genomic stretch:
- a CDS encoding PPOX class F420-dependent oxidoreductase, translating to MIPESHKDLLERPLFAHLATIEPDGTPNVNPVWTVWDGEFLRFTTTTDRRKHRNVVGNPHLAVSINDPEKPYRYLEIRGVVERVEPDSSGDFFDVLATRYGLQYERPVGDAERRVVIVMKPTHTTSQ from the coding sequence ATGATTCCGGAAAGCCACAAGGACCTGCTGGAGCGGCCGTTGTTCGCGCACCTGGCGACGATCGAGCCGGACGGCACGCCGAACGTGAATCCGGTCTGGACGGTGTGGGACGGAGAGTTCCTGCGGTTCACCACCACGACGGACCGCCGCAAGCACCGAAATGTCGTGGGGAACCCGCACCTGGCGGTCTCGATCAACGACCCCGAGAAGCCGTACCGTTATCTGGAGATCCGTGGCGTGGTCGAGCGGGTGGAGCCGGATTCGTCGGGTGACTTCTTCGACGTGCTGGCGACGCGCTACGGCCTGCAGTACGAGCGCCCGGTCGGTGATGCCGAGCGGCGCGTGGTGATCGTCATGAAGCCGACGCATACCACCAGTCAGTGA
- the argH gene encoding argininosuccinate lyase, with the protein MSRGTQEEKITVSDGKPMRLWGGRFEGGPADALTRLSVSVHFDWRLVPYDLAASRAHARVLHRAGLLNGEELERMIGALDDLEQACKAGEFRPTVADEDVHTALERGLLERLGSLGGKLRAGRSRNDQIATDLRLYLRDHARTIVSRLVELETALMTQAAAHAETAAPGMTHLQHAQPVSFGHQLLAHVHAFTRDIDRLIDWDKRAAISPLGSGALAGSSLPLDPQAVAEELGFSAAAPNSMDAVADRDFAAEFLFDAALIGVHLSRLGEEIVLWASQEFRWIEMDDAYSTGSSIMPQKKNPDVAELARGKSGRLIGNLMSLLTTLKGLPLTYNRDLQEDKEPVFDTVDTLLLVLPAMAGLVATMRVNTARMEASAPDGFALATDLAELLVRRGVAFREAHEAVGHLVVWCQVHDKDLGELTDDELAKVSPHLTPDVRDVLNVPGALAARKAHGGTAPDRVRDQLIALREAVDAQAAWAAGS; encoded by the coding sequence ATGTCGCGGGGGACACAGGAGGAGAAGATAACGGTGAGTGATGGCAAGCCGATGCGGCTGTGGGGCGGGCGGTTCGAAGGCGGCCCGGCCGACGCGCTGACCCGGCTGTCGGTGAGCGTGCACTTCGACTGGCGGCTGGTGCCGTACGACCTGGCGGCGTCCAGGGCGCACGCACGCGTGCTGCACAGAGCGGGGCTGCTCAACGGCGAGGAGCTCGAGCGCATGATCGGCGCGCTCGACGACCTGGAGCAGGCCTGCAAGGCAGGCGAGTTCCGGCCGACGGTCGCCGACGAGGACGTGCACACCGCGCTGGAGCGCGGCCTGCTGGAGCGGCTCGGCTCGCTCGGCGGCAAACTCCGCGCCGGCCGTTCGCGTAACGACCAGATCGCCACCGACCTGCGCCTCTACCTCCGCGACCACGCCCGCACGATCGTCTCCCGGCTGGTCGAGCTGGAGACGGCGCTGATGACCCAGGCCGCCGCGCACGCGGAGACGGCCGCGCCCGGCATGACGCACCTGCAGCACGCGCAGCCGGTGTCCTTCGGCCACCAGCTGCTGGCGCACGTGCATGCCTTCACGCGCGACATCGACCGGCTCATCGACTGGGACAAACGCGCCGCGATCTCCCCGCTCGGGTCCGGCGCGCTGGCGGGCTCGTCGCTTCCGCTGGATCCGCAGGCCGTGGCGGAGGAGCTGGGCTTCTCGGCCGCCGCACCCAACTCCATGGACGCCGTCGCCGACCGGGACTTCGCGGCCGAGTTCCTGTTCGACGCCGCCCTGATCGGGGTCCACCTGTCGCGGCTGGGCGAGGAGATCGTCCTGTGGGCCTCGCAGGAGTTCCGCTGGATCGAGATGGACGACGCCTACTCCACCGGCTCGTCGATCATGCCTCAGAAGAAGAACCCCGACGTGGCCGAGCTGGCCCGCGGCAAGTCAGGCCGCCTGATCGGCAACCTGATGTCGCTGCTGACCACGCTCAAGGGCCTGCCCTTGACCTACAACCGTGACCTGCAGGAGGACAAGGAGCCGGTCTTCGACACGGTCGACACGCTCCTGCTCGTTCTGCCCGCGATGGCCGGGCTCGTCGCGACCATGCGGGTCAACACCGCCCGCATGGAGGCCTCCGCCCCCGACGGGTTCGCGCTCGCCACCGACCTGGCCGAGCTGCTGGTGCGCCGCGGCGTGGCGTTCCGCGAGGCACACGAGGCCGTCGGCCACCTGGTCGTGTGGTGCCAGGTGCACGACAAGGACCTCGGCGAGCTCACCGACGACGAGCTGGCCAAGGTGTCGCCGCACCTCACGCCCGACGTGCGCGACGTGCTCAACGTGCCCGGCGCGCTGGCCGCGCGCAAGGCGCACGGCGGCACGGCGCCCGACCGCGTACGCGACCAGCTCATCGCGCTCCGCGAAGCGGTCGACGCGCAGGCGGCATGGGCGGCGGGCAGCTGA
- a CDS encoding MarR family winged helix-turn-helix transcriptional regulator: MGMPADQRLGMDIKRVEQSLMSAKHLAVRPAGLTVPQYAALFALADNPGISGAALARTCLVTPQAMTVVLKNLEERGLVERSPHPWHRNLLETRLTEAGRMALDLADERAVAIERAIADEFTEGERATLRELLARCEQAIGRAAARQ, from the coding sequence ATGGGAATGCCCGCAGACCAACGGCTCGGCATGGACATCAAGCGGGTCGAGCAGTCGCTGATGAGCGCCAAGCACCTCGCCGTCAGGCCCGCCGGTTTGACCGTTCCTCAGTACGCGGCGCTCTTCGCGCTCGCCGACAACCCGGGAATCTCGGGTGCGGCACTGGCGCGGACCTGCCTCGTGACACCGCAGGCCATGACCGTCGTGCTCAAGAATCTTGAGGAACGCGGCCTCGTCGAACGCTCGCCGCATCCCTGGCATCGCAACCTCCTCGAGACCCGGCTGACGGAGGCCGGCCGTATGGCGTTGGATCTGGCGGACGAGAGGGCCGTGGCGATCGAACGGGCCATCGCCGACGAGTTCACCGAGGGGGAGCGGGCGACCTTGCGCGAACTCCTGGCCCGATGCGAGCAGGCCATCGGGCGTGCCGCAGCGCGACAGTGA
- a CDS encoding GNAT family N-acetyltransferase produces MIELRAFEPADAPEVASWIDSLEALITWSGNTGFTWPFDAGQLSGFHASDPTRRVHMAVGPDGTPVGHFLLRTEPSGRSVRLGMVLVSPTVRGRGYGEAMLEAALGNAFADPAIEQVNLGVYSHNAGAIRLYERLGFRRESLDPKATYVAGEWWAAVTMNLLRDAWRPHTRTTTH; encoded by the coding sequence GTGATTGAGCTGCGCGCGTTCGAGCCTGCCGACGCCCCGGAAGTGGCCTCGTGGATCGACAGTTTGGAGGCGCTCATCACTTGGTCCGGCAATACCGGGTTCACCTGGCCCTTTGATGCGGGTCAGCTCTCCGGCTTCCACGCATCGGATCCCACCCGTCGCGTCCACATGGCTGTCGGCCCCGACGGAACGCCGGTGGGCCATTTCCTCCTGCGGACCGAGCCGTCCGGCCGGTCGGTGCGGCTCGGCATGGTCCTGGTCTCACCCACGGTCAGAGGGCGGGGATATGGCGAGGCCATGCTGGAAGCCGCACTCGGCAATGCCTTCGCCGACCCGGCCATCGAGCAGGTGAACCTGGGCGTCTACTCCCACAATGCCGGTGCCATACGGCTGTACGAGCGGTTGGGATTCCGCAGGGAGAGCCTCGACCCGAAGGCGACGTACGTGGCCGGCGAGTGGTGGGCGGCGGTCACGATGAACCTGCTTCGCGACGCCTGGCGGCCGCACACCCGGACCACCACCCACTGA
- the tyrS gene encoding tyrosine--tRNA ligase, translating to MTDILDDLAWRGLIAQSTDLDALRASMAKGPITVYAGFDPTAASLHVGHFVPLLTLRRLQLAGHRPIGLVGGATGLIGDPSGRNTERSLNAAEVVDEWVERLRGQVGRFLDFDAQSNAALMVSNLDWTGQLSAIGFLRDIGKHFPVNRMLARESVSARLQGEGLSYTEFSYQILQANDYLELYRRHNCTLQIGGSDQWGNITAGVDLVRRIEGAHVHALTLPLITKADGTKFGKTAGGALWLDPEMTSPYAFYQYFLNSDDRDVIHYLKVFTFKSREEIEALEKAVAERPFAREAQRTLAEDLTELLHGKEELDAVVAASKALFGQGGALEDLPASTLAAALAEVPKAEIPALGVPFVDLLADSGLVESKSAARRAVKEGGAYLNNVKITDEAYVPTADDLLHERFMVLRRGKKSIGGVEVG from the coding sequence GTGACCGACATTCTCGATGACCTCGCGTGGCGAGGCCTTATCGCTCAGTCCACCGACCTCGACGCCCTGCGCGCGTCCATGGCCAAGGGACCGATCACGGTCTATGCCGGTTTCGACCCGACCGCCGCCTCCCTGCACGTCGGACACTTCGTGCCGCTGCTCACGCTGCGCCGCCTGCAACTGGCCGGGCACCGCCCGATCGGCCTGGTCGGCGGTGCGACCGGCCTGATCGGCGACCCGAGCGGACGCAACACCGAGCGCTCGCTCAACGCCGCAGAGGTCGTCGACGAGTGGGTGGAGCGCCTGCGCGGGCAGGTCGGCCGCTTCCTCGACTTCGACGCCCAGTCCAACGCCGCCCTCATGGTCAGCAACCTCGACTGGACCGGCCAGCTGAGCGCCATCGGCTTCCTGCGCGACATCGGCAAGCACTTCCCGGTCAACCGCATGCTGGCCAGGGAGTCGGTCTCCGCGCGCCTGCAGGGCGAAGGGCTGAGCTACACCGAGTTCAGCTACCAGATCCTGCAGGCCAACGACTACCTCGAGCTCTACCGCCGGCACAACTGCACACTGCAGATCGGCGGCAGCGACCAGTGGGGCAACATCACGGCGGGCGTCGACCTGGTCCGCCGCATCGAGGGCGCGCACGTCCACGCGCTGACCCTGCCGCTGATCACGAAGGCCGACGGCACCAAGTTCGGCAAGACCGCGGGCGGCGCGCTCTGGCTCGACCCGGAGATGACCTCGCCCTACGCCTTCTACCAGTACTTCCTCAACTCCGACGACCGCGACGTGATCCACTACCTCAAGGTGTTCACGTTCAAGAGCCGCGAGGAGATCGAGGCCCTGGAGAAGGCCGTGGCCGAGCGGCCCTTCGCGCGCGAGGCGCAGCGGACGCTGGCCGAGGACCTGACCGAGCTGCTGCACGGCAAGGAGGAGCTCGACGCGGTCGTGGCGGCCTCCAAGGCGCTCTTCGGCCAGGGTGGCGCGCTGGAAGACCTGCCCGCTTCGACGCTGGCGGCGGCGCTGGCCGAGGTGCCCAAGGCCGAGATTCCCGCGCTGGGGGTGCCGTTCGTGGACCTGCTGGCCGACAGCGGCCTGGTGGAGTCGAAGTCGGCGGCCCGGCGCGCGGTCAAGGAGGGCGGGGCCTACCTCAACAACGTCAAGATCACCGACGAGGCTTACGTGCCGACCGCCGACGACCTGCTGCACGAGCGGTTCATGGTGCTGCGGCGCGGCAAGAAGTCGATCGGCGGCGTCGAGGTCGGCTGA
- a CDS encoding PH domain-containing protein — protein sequence MWRVRREQAVLKILGALVCAGLAVYWWAEGDLRGVILAVPAAVLVGAMGLRDVLAPVRLAADESGITVVHGFAGKRHVPWEAIWDIKVDVRRRWGIRSEMLEIDTGDYLHIFSPHDLGASPTEVAAVLRRRGT from the coding sequence ATGTGGAGGGTCCGTCGCGAGCAGGCCGTTTTGAAGATCTTAGGGGCTCTGGTGTGTGCCGGGCTCGCCGTCTACTGGTGGGCCGAGGGCGATCTCCGCGGCGTGATCCTGGCCGTTCCCGCCGCCGTCCTGGTGGGCGCCATGGGGTTGCGTGACGTGCTCGCCCCGGTGCGGCTGGCGGCCGATGAGAGCGGGATCACCGTCGTGCACGGGTTCGCCGGCAAACGGCATGTGCCCTGGGAGGCCATCTGGGACATCAAGGTGGACGTCCGCAGGCGGTGGGGGATCAGGAGCGAGATGCTGGAGATCGACACGGGCGACTACCTGCACATCTTCAGCCCTCACGACCTGGGCGCCTCCCCCACGGAGGTGGCCGCGGTGTTGCGGCGGCGCGGGACGTGA
- a CDS encoding MBL fold metallo-hydrolase: MDNITPLGGDVYEIDTKMAGYSGITAGYLILSDRPCLVETGTSTSAPVVRDALTSLGVGPDDLATVVVTHIHLDHAGGVGDIARFFPSAQVVVHEKGARHLAEPSRLMASARMVWGDRLDTLFGELSPTEAERIVALGETGAIDLGNGRTLNSHYSPGHAKHHVGLVDSATGDLYVGDAAGVYLPQTGDLRPATPPPDFDLQTALDSIALFGALGPQRLLFSHYGPVEAVQETLERSAEELRVWVDLTRQAHSEGMDLDHAVAMVRDRTKERYTALKSDDGTAEQFELLSGAPSNVAGILHWLDRVSP; encoded by the coding sequence GTGGACAACATCACCCCTCTAGGCGGCGACGTCTATGAGATCGACACCAAGATGGCCGGCTACTCGGGCATCACGGCTGGTTATCTGATCCTGAGCGATCGCCCGTGCCTGGTGGAGACCGGCACCTCGACCTCGGCCCCCGTGGTGCGCGACGCGCTCACGTCGCTCGGGGTCGGCCCGGACGATCTGGCCACCGTCGTCGTGACCCACATCCATCTGGACCATGCCGGCGGCGTGGGCGACATCGCCAGGTTCTTCCCGTCGGCGCAAGTCGTGGTCCACGAGAAGGGAGCCCGCCACCTGGCCGAACCGTCACGGCTGATGGCGAGCGCCCGCATGGTGTGGGGTGACCGCCTCGACACCCTCTTCGGCGAACTGTCTCCCACCGAGGCCGAGCGCATCGTCGCCCTGGGCGAGACCGGTGCCATCGATCTGGGCAACGGCCGCACGCTGAACAGCCACTACTCCCCCGGCCACGCCAAGCACCACGTGGGGCTCGTCGACTCCGCCACAGGCGACCTGTACGTCGGCGACGCGGCAGGCGTGTACCTGCCCCAGACGGGTGACCTGCGTCCGGCGACACCCCCGCCGGACTTCGACCTGCAGACGGCGCTCGACTCGATCGCGCTGTTCGGGGCACTCGGGCCGCAACGGCTGCTGTTCAGCCACTACGGCCCGGTGGAGGCCGTCCAGGAGACCCTCGAACGGTCCGCCGAAGAGCTTCGCGTCTGGGTCGATCTCACCCGGCAGGCCCATTCCGAGGGCATGGATCTCGACCACGCGGTCGCCATGGTCAGGGACCGCACGAAGGAGCGCTACACCGCGCTGAAGTCCGACGACGGGACGGCGGAGCAGTTCGAACTGCTGAGCGGCGCCCCGTCGAACGTCGCGGGCATCCTCCACTGGCTCGACCGCGTCTCCCCCTGA
- a CDS encoding RNA polymerase sigma factor — protein MPDRLEDLLREHAPQVLGALVRRYGHFDTAEDAVQEALLAASAQWPADGIPQEPRTWLIRVASRRLIDMLRSEQSRRDREAAEAVRIRPEQYLAPAADAGPPADDSLVLLFVCCHPALSRPSQVALTLRAVGGLTTAEIAHAFLVPEPTLAQRISRAKKQIKTSGIGFGPPPPAEYAARLDAVLQVLYLIFNEGYVATTGPDLLRTDLAAEAIRLTRMLHRVLPDDGEVAGLLALMLLVHARRTARTDASGALVPLAEQDRSLWDQREIGEGVALVTHAMSHADLGPYQLQAAIAAVHAEAATAGDTDWRQILGLYDLLERMTDNPVVTLNRAVAVAMVHGPRAGLTFLSYLDDDPRLAGQHRVEAVRGHLLELAGEPDRARECYATAARRTTSRPEQRYLQLKATKLAGS, from the coding sequence GTGCCGGACCGGCTCGAGGACCTGCTGCGCGAGCACGCGCCGCAGGTCCTCGGCGCGCTCGTACGCCGGTACGGGCACTTCGACACCGCCGAGGACGCGGTGCAGGAAGCCCTGCTCGCGGCCTCGGCCCAGTGGCCGGCCGACGGGATCCCGCAGGAGCCGCGTACCTGGCTGATCCGGGTCGCCTCGCGACGCCTGATCGACATGCTCCGCAGCGAGCAGTCCCGCCGCGACCGTGAGGCCGCGGAGGCGGTCCGGATCCGTCCGGAGCAGTACCTGGCGCCGGCGGCGGATGCCGGCCCGCCCGCGGACGACTCGCTGGTGCTGCTGTTCGTGTGCTGCCATCCGGCTCTCAGCCGGCCGTCTCAGGTCGCGCTCACCCTGCGGGCGGTGGGCGGGCTCACCACAGCCGAGATCGCGCACGCCTTCCTCGTCCCCGAGCCGACGTTGGCGCAGCGGATCAGCCGGGCGAAGAAGCAGATCAAGACCTCGGGGATCGGCTTCGGGCCGCCGCCACCAGCCGAGTACGCCGCCCGGCTCGACGCCGTGCTCCAGGTGCTCTACCTCATCTTCAACGAGGGGTACGTGGCCACGACCGGTCCGGACCTGCTCCGTACCGATCTGGCGGCGGAGGCGATCCGGCTGACCCGGATGCTGCACCGCGTCCTGCCGGATGACGGTGAGGTCGCGGGCCTGCTCGCCCTGATGTTGCTCGTCCACGCCCGCCGCACCGCCAGGACCGACGCGAGCGGCGCCCTCGTGCCGCTCGCTGAGCAGGACCGAAGCCTGTGGGACCAGCGCGAGATCGGCGAAGGCGTCGCGCTGGTGACCCATGCCATGTCCCATGCCGACCTCGGGCCATACCAGCTGCAAGCGGCGATCGCGGCGGTGCACGCCGAGGCGGCCACGGCCGGCGACACCGACTGGCGGCAGATCCTCGGCCTCTACGACCTGCTGGAACGCATGACCGACAACCCGGTGGTGACGCTCAACCGGGCGGTCGCGGTGGCCATGGTCCACGGTCCCCGCGCCGGCCTCACGTTCCTGTCGTACCTCGACGACGACCCCCGCCTCGCCGGCCAGCACCGGGTGGAGGCGGTGCGCGGGCACCTGCTGGAGCTGGCCGGGGAGCCGGACCGGGCCCGGGAGTGCTACGCGACGGCCGCCCGCCGCACCACCAGCCGCCCCGAGCAGCGCTATCTCCAGCTCAAGGCCACGAAACTGGCCGGATCGTGA
- a CDS encoding HAD family hydrolase encodes MPNVIVFDLYGVIARTQSPAARQRIVDLAGVPGERFWEAYWGCRPDYDAGQDGTAYWGAVAERLGTRFADVPALIDADLDSWCHVDGEMVQVVHELADQGHRLGLLSNIIEELVPVWETRHGEWLGRFATLTYSCRIGVAKPRRRAYEICAERMGVAPGDVLFIDDNEVNVVAAREAGMSAEVFESPDQVRALARAVTLGR; translated from the coding sequence ATGCCGAATGTGATCGTTTTCGACCTCTACGGGGTGATCGCCCGAACACAGTCCCCTGCGGCGCGGCAGCGGATCGTGGACCTGGCGGGGGTGCCGGGGGAGCGTTTCTGGGAGGCGTACTGGGGCTGCCGGCCGGACTATGACGCGGGGCAGGACGGCACCGCGTACTGGGGTGCGGTGGCGGAGCGGCTCGGCACGCGCTTCGCGGACGTGCCGGCGCTCATCGATGCGGACCTGGACAGCTGGTGCCACGTGGACGGCGAGATGGTCCAGGTGGTGCACGAGCTCGCGGACCAAGGGCATCGCCTCGGGCTGCTGTCGAACATCATCGAGGAGCTGGTGCCGGTGTGGGAGACGCGGCACGGGGAGTGGCTGGGGCGGTTCGCGACGTTGACGTACTCGTGCCGGATCGGGGTGGCCAAGCCGCGGCGGCGGGCGTACGAGATCTGCGCCGAGCGCATGGGGGTGGCACCGGGGGACGTGCTGTTCATCGACGACAACGAGGTCAACGTCGTGGCCGCGCGGGAGGCTGGGATGTCGGCGGAGGTGTTCGAATCGCCGGATCAGGTACGCGCGCTCGCGCGGGCGGTCACGCTCGGGCGATGA
- a CDS encoding DNA-3-methyladenine glycosylase, with amino-acid sequence MGGGQLSSAPLPRSFFDRPSHEVAPDLLGRVLVHGGVDGIVAVRLTEVEAYGGPGEDPAAHTYRGRTPRNAVMFGPPGHLYVYFTYGMHFCANLVCLPDGFGSAVLLRAGEVVEGLAAARARRSSSNGKPIADRDLARGPARLAVALGLTREHNGLDAILEGSPLGRPRQSATMLEGVPADPSLIRSGPRTGISTAKEVPWRFWIDGDPTVSPYRAHVPRRRNTAATSVGEAPRS; translated from the coding sequence ATGGGCGGCGGGCAGCTGAGCTCCGCCCCGCTGCCGCGGAGCTTCTTCGACCGGCCGTCGCACGAGGTGGCGCCCGACCTGCTCGGGCGCGTGCTCGTGCACGGCGGCGTGGACGGCATCGTGGCCGTGCGCCTCACCGAGGTAGAGGCGTACGGCGGCCCGGGTGAGGACCCGGCGGCGCACACCTACCGCGGCAGGACGCCCCGCAACGCCGTCATGTTCGGCCCGCCGGGCCACCTGTACGTGTACTTCACGTACGGCATGCACTTCTGCGCGAACCTCGTGTGCCTGCCCGACGGCTTCGGCTCGGCCGTGCTGCTGCGGGCGGGCGAGGTCGTCGAGGGCCTGGCCGCGGCGCGGGCGCGGCGCTCCAGCTCCAACGGAAAGCCGATCGCCGACCGGGACCTCGCCCGCGGCCCCGCCAGGCTCGCGGTCGCGCTGGGTCTGACGCGCGAGCACAACGGGCTCGACGCCATCCTGGAGGGCTCGCCGCTCGGCCGGCCCCGGCAGTCGGCCACCATGCTCGAAGGCGTGCCCGCCGACCCTTCCTTGATCAGGTCAGGACCCCGCACCGGCATCTCGACGGCCAAAGAAGTGCCGTGGCGGTTCTGGATCGACGGCGACCCCACCGTGTCGCCGTACCGTGCTCACGTCCCGCGCCGCCGCAACACCGCGGCCACCTCCGTGGGGGAGGCGCCCAGGTCGTGA
- a CDS encoding single-stranded DNA-binding protein, producing MDRNEVVLVGRLSAAVEEHPVPSGDTATKWRTIVRRRRPDRRGGVVTDSIPCVTFDREAADVVRGLKPRDYIEVTGAFRCRVFGPPGAKIWRHEVEVTAVKAVTAAVPLPSPEDAVVPLPASEGEDPAGMPAALVPRQVSHLAKAM from the coding sequence GTGGACCGAAACGAGGTTGTGCTGGTGGGGAGGCTCTCCGCGGCCGTCGAGGAGCACCCGGTGCCGAGCGGCGACACCGCGACCAAATGGCGCACCATCGTGCGCCGGCGGCGGCCGGACCGGCGAGGGGGCGTCGTGACGGACAGCATCCCGTGCGTCACTTTCGACCGTGAGGCGGCCGACGTGGTCCGCGGCCTCAAACCTCGCGACTACATCGAGGTGACGGGCGCGTTCCGGTGCCGCGTCTTCGGCCCTCCCGGCGCCAAGATCTGGAGGCACGAGGTGGAGGTGACCGCCGTCAAAGCGGTCACCGCGGCCGTCCCTCTTCCCTCGCCGGAGGATGCGGTCGTTCCTCTTCCGGCGTCGGAGGGCGAGGATCCGGCTGGGATGCCTGCCGCCCTCGTCCCCAGACAGGTGTCCCACCTGGCCAAGGCAATGTGA
- a CDS encoding glycosyltransferase family 39 protein, whose translation MTTAATLAPPARPAQRLRTWTPWWMALLAGGAAFSGTGSATLNGDELATISSATRSLPGMWELAQHIDGHFLPYYVFMHVWVKAGTAELWLRLPSAIAIGVAAWLLADLGRRLHSARAGVIAAALFAILPSVSYFGAFARSYAFAAAAVVFSFWALHRALDRPRGGRWVVYGVAVALVCSTHLFAVLVLPAHLVLARRAVLAPMVAALAAGCVPAAVLGLIGYGERHAISWIPQRGPEVWLKFPKMAAGTTALGVVLFAMALAGAVVLWSARRADGGGRSPRDRAWALALAGWLILPPLLLLAVSHLLTPVYVDRYLFVAAPALALLAGLAVAAVPRFPVVVATVVVLLGCVLAIPDHLEIREENGRFENIPWALRVIKAEPEDAIVYGQSQLRTGFDYYADSAMPVDVLRASDAPQADGFGYPERSDVSAALDGLERVWVVWRGTKKSGLEGDGIRRVEEVRQSGFELSGAKHSGDLPGLTVALFTRR comes from the coding sequence GTGACAACAGCCGCCACTCTTGCACCCCCGGCCCGCCCCGCACAGCGCCTCCGCACGTGGACCCCGTGGTGGATGGCGTTGCTCGCAGGCGGCGCGGCGTTCTCGGGAACGGGCTCCGCCACCTTGAACGGCGACGAGCTGGCCACCATCAGCTCCGCCACCCGGTCGCTGCCGGGCATGTGGGAGCTGGCACAGCACATCGACGGCCACTTCCTGCCCTACTACGTGTTCATGCACGTCTGGGTGAAGGCCGGCACGGCGGAGCTGTGGCTGCGGCTGCCGTCGGCGATCGCGATCGGTGTGGCGGCGTGGCTCCTGGCCGACCTGGGCCGTCGCCTGCATTCCGCCCGCGCCGGCGTGATCGCCGCCGCCCTCTTCGCGATCCTGCCCTCAGTGTCCTACTTCGGGGCTTTCGCCAGGTCGTATGCGTTCGCGGCCGCGGCAGTCGTGTTCTCGTTCTGGGCCCTGCACCGGGCGCTCGATCGTCCCAGAGGCGGGCGGTGGGTGGTTTACGGGGTGGCGGTCGCGCTGGTGTGCTCGACGCATTTGTTCGCGGTGCTGGTGTTGCCCGCCCACCTGGTGCTTGCCCGCCGGGCCGTGCTTGCTCCGATGGTCGCCGCGCTCGCCGCCGGCTGCGTGCCCGCCGCCGTGCTGGGGCTGATCGGGTACGGCGAGCGGCACGCGATCAGCTGGATTCCGCAGCGAGGGCCGGAGGTGTGGCTGAAGTTCCCGAAGATGGCGGCCGGGACGACGGCGCTCGGTGTGGTGTTGTTCGCGATGGCGCTGGCCGGGGCGGTGGTGCTGTGGTCGGCCCGGCGTGCGGACGGAGGCGGGAGATCGCCAAGGGACCGGGCGTGGGCGCTCGCGCTGGCGGGATGGCTGATCCTGCCGCCGCTGCTGCTCCTCGCGGTGTCACATCTGCTCACGCCGGTCTATGTGGACCGGTATCTCTTCGTGGCCGCTCCGGCGCTGGCACTGCTGGCGGGGCTCGCGGTGGCCGCCGTCCCCCGCTTCCCTGTGGTGGTGGCGACGGTGGTCGTGCTGCTCGGGTGCGTGCTGGCCATCCCTGATCATCTGGAGATCCGGGAGGAGAACGGGCGCTTCGAGAACATTCCGTGGGCGCTGCGGGTGATCAAGGCCGAGCCCGAGGACGCGATCGTGTACGGGCAGAGCCAGTTGCGCACGGGGTTCGACTACTACGCGGATTCCGCGATGCCGGTGGATGTGCTGCGGGCGAGTGATGCGCCCCAGGCTGACGGGTTCGGCTATCCCGAGCGGTCCGATGTTTCCGCGGCGCTGGACGGGCTCGAACGGGTCTGGGTGGTGTGGCGCGGGACCAAGAAGTCGGGGCTCGAGGGTGACGGGATTCGCCGCGTCGAAGAGGTGCGCCAGTCCGGATTCGAGCTGAGCGGGGCCAAGCATTCCGGAGATCTGCCCGGCCTCACCGTGGCGCTGTTCACCCGTCGGTGA
- a CDS encoding YciI family protein, which produces MKYLLLAYTKQADWDSVDVNSPEFQAMCEFYENLGKELTASGEFVSTEGLAHPSLTRTVRMRDGGPVAVDGPYAEAKEVLASYAIVDCASHDRAMAIAARIVAAVGDTVEVRPIGQGPLAEDTPLS; this is translated from the coding sequence ATGAAGTATCTGCTGCTGGCGTACACCAAACAGGCCGACTGGGACTCGGTCGACGTGAACAGCCCGGAGTTCCAGGCCATGTGTGAGTTCTACGAGAACCTGGGCAAGGAGCTCACCGCGTCCGGCGAGTTCGTCTCCACGGAAGGGCTGGCGCATCCGTCCCTGACCCGCACCGTACGGATGCGCGACGGCGGACCGGTCGCCGTGGACGGCCCCTACGCCGAGGCCAAGGAGGTGCTGGCCAGCTACGCGATCGTGGACTGCGCCAGCCACGACCGGGCGATGGCGATCGCCGCCCGGATCGTCGCGGCGGTCGGCGACACGGTGGAGGTGCGGCCCATCGGCCAAGGGCCGCTGGCGGAGGACACGCCCCTGTCGTGA